A genomic window from Pseudoalteromonas piratica includes:
- a CDS encoding YciK family oxidoreductase translates to MHDYQASNDALKEKVILVTGAGDGIGKVAAIEYAKHGATVILLGKTVAKLEAVYDEIVALGAPQPAIVPLDMKGATKQHYRDLAATIENEFGRLDGLLNNASIIGSLGPLEHFCVSTFENIMKVNVTAQAVLTKSLFPLLRKAPHASIVFTSSGVGREGREFWGAYAISKFATEGMMQTWSKEVGKTNIRINCINPGATRTAMRAIAFPGEDKDKLKTPADLMPTYLYMMSDDSIGVNGQSIDAQPKN, encoded by the coding sequence CAAGTAATGACGCTTTAAAGGAAAAAGTCATTCTCGTAACGGGTGCCGGAGATGGCATCGGTAAAGTTGCGGCAATCGAATATGCCAAGCATGGCGCTACTGTAATTCTTTTGGGTAAAACAGTTGCTAAATTAGAAGCTGTTTACGATGAAATTGTTGCCCTTGGTGCTCCGCAACCTGCAATCGTTCCATTAGATATGAAAGGCGCAACTAAACAACACTATCGCGATTTAGCTGCAACCATTGAGAATGAATTTGGTCGCTTAGATGGATTGTTAAACAATGCGTCGATTATTGGCTCACTTGGCCCGCTAGAGCACTTTTGCGTATCTACATTTGAAAACATCATGAAAGTGAATGTGACTGCCCAAGCAGTTTTAACCAAATCACTTTTTCCATTACTACGTAAAGCCCCGCATGCTTCTATTGTGTTTACCTCAAGCGGTGTTGGTAGAGAAGGTCGTGAATTTTGGGGCGCGTATGCAATCTCAAAATTTGCCACAGAAGGCATGATGCAAACTTGGTCAAAAGAAGTTGGCAAAACCAATATTCGTATTAACTGTATTAATCCTGGTGCTACGCGCACAGCTATGCGTGCTATTGCTTTCCCAGGCGAAGACAAAGATAAATTAAAAACGCCAGCAGATTTAATGCCTACTTATCTTTATATGATGTCTGACGATTCAATTGGGGTGAACGGTCAGTCAATTGATGCTCAGCCAAAAAATTAA
- the bepA gene encoding beta-barrel assembly-enhancing protease translates to MPKPTLLKKLACFCFALSLPVVAQNNFKLPDLGTSAVQVLSIEKERAVGDVMMMQIRGTSRVLQDPVLDEYLTNIGNRLVAHADDIRFPFEFFWIDNNDINAFAFYGGHVGVHTGLIINADNESQLASVVGHEIAHVTQRHLARRLQKARDNQGLTIAGMIAGILTTMVAPDAGMAILAASQTQSQLSQLTHSRGAEQEADRIGMQILNNAGFDPRESSEFLSKLADQLRHMPKPPAFLLTHPLPDSRVSDVRMRALQYPERFIDSSIDFSLAKARVIARYGQDSDKAEQEFRKYLRINRFAHTTAAEYGLAITLIDQKKYNEAANLLTALEKKVPGSLFILDAQTDLLLGQEKYEEALRMLKAEYQRQPNNQVVTLNYANAAITAGELDLANKLLKYFLLEKPDHVLGKELLAKTYKEQDDKASYHELRASIFTDYGAYSQASNEVQKALNHVDTSDDIKQQRLKARLKEYRLMQKELAKL, encoded by the coding sequence ATGCCAAAACCGACTCTTTTAAAAAAACTAGCTTGTTTTTGTTTTGCGCTCTCACTGCCAGTCGTCGCGCAAAATAACTTTAAATTGCCTGACTTAGGCACCTCGGCAGTGCAAGTTTTATCAATTGAAAAAGAGCGAGCAGTCGGTGATGTAATGATGATGCAAATTCGTGGAACTTCCCGCGTTTTGCAAGATCCCGTTCTTGATGAATATCTAACTAACATCGGAAACCGTTTAGTTGCCCACGCCGATGACATTCGTTTTCCGTTTGAATTTTTCTGGATTGATAATAATGACATTAACGCCTTTGCGTTTTATGGTGGCCATGTCGGTGTTCATACCGGTCTTATTATCAATGCCGATAACGAAAGTCAGCTCGCTTCTGTTGTAGGACACGAAATCGCTCACGTAACACAACGTCACTTGGCAAGACGTCTTCAAAAAGCGAGAGATAACCAAGGCTTAACTATTGCAGGAATGATTGCTGGCATTTTAACCACCATGGTTGCCCCAGATGCGGGTATGGCAATCCTTGCAGCCAGTCAAACACAGTCGCAACTAAGCCAATTAACACACAGTCGTGGTGCTGAGCAAGAAGCCGATCGAATTGGAATGCAAATTTTAAACAATGCAGGGTTTGATCCGAGAGAGTCTAGTGAGTTTTTGTCTAAATTAGCGGATCAACTTCGTCATATGCCAAAGCCCCCAGCATTTTTACTTACTCACCCACTGCCAGACTCGCGTGTCTCCGACGTACGTATGCGTGCTTTACAGTATCCAGAAAGGTTCATTGATTCTTCTATCGATTTTTCACTTGCAAAAGCACGGGTAATCGCTCGATACGGTCAAGACAGTGATAAAGCTGAGCAAGAATTTAGAAAATATCTACGTATCAATCGCTTTGCCCATACAACTGCTGCTGAATATGGTCTTGCCATCACATTAATCGATCAAAAAAAATATAATGAGGCCGCTAACTTACTCACTGCATTGGAAAAAAAAGTACCGGGAAGTTTATTTATACTAGACGCGCAAACTGACTTATTACTTGGTCAAGAAAAATATGAAGAAGCTCTTAGAATGCTGAAAGCAGAATATCAGCGTCAACCAAACAACCAAGTCGTTACTCTTAATTATGCGAATGCTGCCATTACCGCAGGTGAATTAGATCTCGCCAACAAACTGTTAAAGTATTTTCTCCTTGAAAAACCTGACCATGTGCTAGGTAAAGAATTACTTGCGAAAACCTACAAAGAACAAGATGATAAAGCGTCATACCATGAGTTAAGAGCCAGTATTTTCACCGATTACGGCGCTTACTCTCAGGCCTCTAATGAGGTACAAAAAGCATTAAACCATGTTGACACTTCCGACGATATTAAACAACAACGCTTAAAAGCGCGGTTAAAAGAATATCGCTTGATGCAAAAAGAACTCGCTAAACTTTAA
- the syd gene encoding SecY-interacting protein, with translation MSISENLQRIYTEITQLAEQKTGGAPRVFHDTEWPSPCEIPNSVENKSVAWQQVAQQGSLDKLEKALETQFPQQLKEYFASFYSDNLFANYQEHNLCLLQAWSEQDFDRLQQNITGHVLMKRRLKQADTVFFATCEEDDLLLVMDLADGSIWLEYLGKAPHHKLADSMAAFLSECKGLYYVQ, from the coding sequence ATGTCAATTAGCGAAAACTTACAACGCATTTATACCGAGATTACCCAATTAGCAGAACAAAAAACGGGCGGTGCACCTCGTGTCTTTCATGATACTGAATGGCCGAGCCCATGTGAGATCCCAAATTCGGTTGAAAATAAGAGTGTGGCTTGGCAGCAAGTAGCGCAGCAAGGCAGTTTAGATAAACTGGAAAAAGCCCTCGAAACACAATTCCCACAACAATTAAAAGAATACTTTGCTAGCTTTTATAGTGATAATTTATTTGCTAATTATCAGGAGCATAACTTGTGCTTATTACAAGCGTGGAGTGAACAAGATTTTGATCGCTTACAGCAAAATATTACAGGCCACGTGTTAATGAAGCGCAGATTGAAGCAGGCGGATACTGTTTTTTTTGCAACCTGTGAAGAGGATGATCTATTACTTGTAATGGATTTAGCTGATGGCAGTATTTGGTTGGAGTATTTAGGTAAAGCACCGCATCACAAATTAGCAGATTCGATGGCTGCGTTTTTAAGTGAGTGTAAAGGGCTTTATTACGTTCAATAA
- a CDS encoding NAD(P)H-dependent oxidoreductase, with protein MSYLLVLYHSRTDSVKNMAYEIGDAAQHDGIDVKIRCFSDDSDDLAVTIDDLKHCAGLAFGSPTRFGMMASSAKQFWETTSDVWLSGELIDKPAAVFTSSSSLHGGNEATLLSMSLPLLHHGMLLCGVPYDVPALSSTKTGGTPYGASHVSGLTNSSQLSAEELSICQSVGARLAKLIKQLQ; from the coding sequence ATGTCCTATTTATTAGTGTTGTATCACTCTCGTACTGATTCCGTTAAAAACATGGCATACGAAATTGGCGATGCAGCACAGCATGACGGAATAGACGTAAAGATACGCTGTTTCAGTGATGATAGTGATGATTTAGCTGTGACAATTGATGACCTAAAACATTGCGCGGGGCTTGCATTTGGTAGCCCGACTCGTTTTGGTATGATGGCATCTAGCGCCAAACAATTCTGGGAAACCACTAGCGATGTTTGGCTTTCAGGTGAACTTATCGATAAACCAGCAGCAGTATTTACTTCATCGAGTAGCCTACATGGAGGCAATGAAGCAACATTACTGAGCATGTCTCTGCCCTTATTGCATCATGGGATGTTGTTATGTGGCGTACCTTATGACGTCCCTGCGCTAAGCTCGACTAAAACTGGGGGCACTCCTTATGGAGCAAGTCATGTCTCAGGGTTAACTAATTCAAGCCAATTGAGTGCTGAGGAACTCAGCATTTGCCAAAGCGTAGGCGCTCGCCTTGCAAAACTTATTAAGCAATTACAATGA
- a CDS encoding GNAT family N-acetyltransferase, whose product MNDELLAQDGPTTELKASYLTAEDCNIAASVLYQAYHDDELFQQILSFDSKSPATYEKKLRLLIREELASFWQSHQHIIGVFSGNNLIAVSCVQKANDSLAADRVWHWRLKLMLNTGMISTKQLIEKEKAIHQAVTQFPNCCFISLFAVDPHVQHQGIGRFLLRAIDDLVNTDNADHSAIFITQDKHCALFESEGYRSEQALTFTKVTGQLFVKSKVENG is encoded by the coding sequence ATGAACGATGAATTATTAGCACAGGATGGACCGACTACTGAGTTAAAAGCAAGTTATCTCACAGCTGAAGATTGTAACATTGCAGCTAGCGTATTGTATCAGGCATATCACGACGATGAATTGTTTCAACAAATTTTATCATTTGATAGTAAATCCCCTGCAACCTATGAAAAAAAGCTCAGACTGCTTATTAGAGAAGAGTTAGCAAGCTTTTGGCAAAGTCATCAGCACATTATAGGGGTCTTTTCAGGCAATAATTTAATAGCGGTAAGTTGTGTACAAAAAGCGAATGACTCGCTCGCAGCAGATAGAGTATGGCATTGGCGATTAAAGTTGATGCTTAATACCGGTATGATTTCAACAAAACAATTAATTGAAAAAGAAAAGGCGATTCATCAGGCCGTCACTCAGTTTCCTAATTGCTGCTTTATTAGTTTATTTGCTGTTGACCCACATGTGCAGCATCAAGGCATTGGCCGTTTTTTACTTCGTGCAATTGATGATTTGGTCAATACAGATAATGCCGATCACAGTGCGATATTTATTACTCAAGATAAACATTGCGCGCTTTTTGAAAGTGAAGGATACCGAAGTGAACAGGCGTTGACGTTCACCAAAGTGACAGGCCAATTGTTTGTAAAGTCAAAAGTAGAAAATGGGTAA
- a CDS encoding DUF3549 family protein, translating to MQQSISSLAELLDNAGTTWRVYDMGRRIQKIDKSTFIQIENNQIPYPFPLQQHAFLAIQFWNSQESHTPYIWFLKMPLDEQSKLIQASRNHFASMVMEALGNQLTGNDEAQSELDNNPYVFTPNANKLAAFNAIIKNELKQSASAYYEHVELYFSGKLGFDDWQHLGLQGIADFAIRLTEPNQQNLIDAFGKLPQPVVQSLAATLEHSNISVILTEALYNEFEKALKNQDSENIINYLRMMSNTTALGILQRAVADIMADKKALNLDIVLTLTGRCWHVLESHLVALMEYLATEQSQDIFSGIFADLVAIPSLRPHMLAMIRMQDRSEQLSRAIGKLFQQ from the coding sequence ATGCAACAATCTATTTCAAGCCTAGCCGAACTCCTTGATAATGCCGGTACTACCTGGCGTGTTTACGACATGGGACGACGAATCCAAAAAATTGATAAATCAACGTTTATCCAGATAGAAAATAATCAGATTCCCTATCCCTTCCCATTACAACAACATGCTTTTTTAGCTATTCAGTTTTGGAATAGCCAAGAATCACACACACCGTATATCTGGTTCTTAAAAATGCCACTGGATGAACAAAGTAAACTCATTCAAGCAAGCCGTAACCATTTTGCATCTATGGTTATGGAAGCATTAGGAAATCAACTTACAGGTAATGACGAAGCACAGAGTGAACTTGATAATAACCCCTATGTGTTCACGCCAAATGCAAATAAACTTGCTGCTTTTAATGCAATTATTAAAAATGAATTAAAACAAAGCGCGTCTGCATATTATGAACATGTCGAACTTTATTTTAGTGGTAAATTAGGATTTGATGATTGGCAGCACCTTGGTTTGCAAGGTATCGCTGATTTTGCAATTCGCCTTACTGAGCCTAATCAACAAAACCTTATTGATGCTTTTGGGAAGCTACCGCAACCTGTAGTCCAGTCACTTGCCGCAACGTTAGAGCACAGCAATATTTCGGTAATTTTAACTGAGGCACTTTATAACGAATTTGAAAAAGCGTTAAAAAATCAAGATAGCGAAAATATCATTAATTATTTACGCATGATGTCAAACACAACAGCCCTCGGAATTTTACAACGTGCTGTAGCTGATATCATGGCTGATAAAAAAGCGCTTAACCTCGATATAGTGCTCACCCTTACAGGTCGCTGCTGGCATGTGTTGGAGTCACATTTAGTTGCCCTAATGGAATACTTAGCCACAGAACAATCGCAAGATATATTCAGTGGTATTTTTGCCGACCTAGTTGCAATTCCAAGTTTGCGCCCTCATATGTTAGCTATGATCCGAATGCAAGATCGCAGTGAACAACTTTCACGAGCAATTGGTAAACTATTTCAACAATAA
- a CDS encoding Zn-ribbon-containing protein yields the protein MYIVDLTFDCYQDTTLEAAEQAIVRLVNALRFNGQIIGEEFPTTLKDGFFITRVMCPEEDALHPLNHSPFVKFSLDKLNEAGLLQPKVKVIGQDIHSNGSDSCTSPSSYILYTTYLHTCSPLYCGDDFMPVPLYKVPAVANGDFKALLKWQEDWQACDQIQINGATRCEFAAIKELADVDSDLFRRGMDLSKRIRFLTKKPVYYYLYRVGGLSKEQELSRKCPKCNGDWRLAEPWFGLFDFRCDDCELISNISWDFQ from the coding sequence ATGTATATTGTTGATTTAACCTTTGACTGCTACCAAGACACGACCCTTGAAGCTGCTGAACAAGCTATCGTTCGCCTTGTTAATGCGCTTCGCTTTAACGGTCAAATTATTGGTGAAGAGTTTCCAACAACGTTAAAAGATGGCTTTTTTATTACTCGAGTAATGTGCCCTGAAGAAGATGCACTTCATCCTTTAAACCATAGCCCTTTTGTTAAATTTAGTTTAGATAAATTAAATGAAGCCGGTTTATTACAACCGAAAGTGAAAGTGATTGGTCAAGATATTCACTCTAACGGCTCAGATAGCTGCACGTCACCATCAAGCTATATTTTATACACGACATATCTTCACACATGCAGTCCTCTCTACTGTGGCGACGACTTTATGCCTGTACCACTTTATAAAGTGCCAGCAGTTGCCAATGGTGATTTTAAAGCATTATTAAAATGGCAAGAAGATTGGCAAGCATGCGATCAAATTCAAATTAATGGGGCTACTCGTTGTGAATTTGCTGCCATCAAAGAATTGGCTGATGTAGATAGTGACTTATTTAGACGCGGAATGGATCTTTCTAAACGTATTCGCTTTCTAACCAAGAAACCGGTTTATTACTATTTATACCGTGTTGGTGGGTTGTCTAAAGAACAAGAACTAAGTCGAAAATGTCCTAAATGTAACGGTGATTGGCGTTTAGCTGAGCCATGGTTTGGTTTATTTGATTTTCGCTGCGATGATTGCGAGTTGATATCAAACATTTCATGGGATTTTCAATAA
- a CDS encoding flavodoxin domain-containing protein, translating into MAKIKCFIGTVYGAAESLAEELKPVAEKHGHDLALFNPGTITDLLESDVILILTSTTGQGDIPYELESLFIALESEKPAILNKPFAVIAMGDSNYGETFCGAGRKFRELLASLAGREVQPMLQIDATENSDPVPVAMPWFESFLKALN; encoded by the coding sequence ATGGCAAAGATTAAGTGCTTTATAGGTACAGTGTATGGTGCGGCTGAATCGTTAGCGGAAGAATTAAAACCAGTTGCAGAAAAGCATGGGCATGACTTAGCGCTATTTAACCCAGGTACTATTACTGATTTGCTAGAAAGTGATGTTATTTTGATACTGACATCAACGACAGGTCAGGGCGATATTCCTTATGAGCTTGAATCGTTGTTTATAGCGTTAGAATCAGAAAAACCAGCTATCTTGAATAAACCATTTGCGGTTATTGCAATGGGTGATAGTAATTATGGTGAGACGTTTTGTGGTGCAGGCAGAAAATTTCGCGAACTTTTAGCATCACTAGCAGGTAGAGAAGTACAACCAATGTTGCAAATAGATGCAACTGAAAACAGTGACCCTGTTCCAGTAGCTATGCCATGGTTTGAGTCATTTTTAAAAGCACTAAATTAA
- a CDS encoding DUF2069 domain-containing protein yields MSNIEKKAITKRYQKIALVGYVGLLILMPVWLLWLMPREGYSTGFVIGLYIVPLLLPLKGFIQDKPYTYAWANFIVIIYFLHGFTSLWIAEGELLFVLLELLFASCMFIGCTYYARYRGQELGLKIRKLKDELAEEKAAFEDKE; encoded by the coding sequence ATGAGCAATATAGAAAAAAAAGCAATCACCAAGCGGTACCAAAAAATAGCGTTAGTTGGCTATGTTGGACTGTTAATTCTTATGCCTGTGTGGTTATTATGGTTAATGCCGCGTGAAGGTTATAGCACAGGCTTCGTCATTGGGTTATATATCGTACCACTGCTGCTGCCGCTAAAGGGGTTTATTCAAGATAAACCTTATACTTATGCTTGGGCTAACTTTATCGTTATCATTTATTTTCTTCATGGCTTTACCTCGTTATGGATTGCTGAGGGTGAATTACTTTTTGTACTGTTAGAGTTGCTTTTTGCTAGTTGTATGTTTATTGGCTGCACTTACTATGCCCGCTATCGGGGTCAAGAGTTAGGCCTTAAAATTAGAAAGCTAAAAGACGAACTGGCTGAAGAAAAAGCCGCTTTTGAAGATAAAGAATAG
- a CDS encoding YqcC family protein, translating into MIAALLIELEATMKASGLWAKNPPKAEAFMSAAPFCYDTMPFENWLQYVFIERVQQLLASNQALPTGASISPMAEQMIPKHAAVISIIKKIDKAMS; encoded by the coding sequence ATGATAGCCGCATTATTAATAGAACTTGAAGCAACCATGAAAGCTAGCGGTCTTTGGGCAAAAAACCCACCGAAAGCTGAGGCGTTTATGTCAGCAGCACCGTTTTGCTACGACACCATGCCATTTGAAAACTGGTTACAATATGTTTTTATTGAACGTGTGCAACAGTTACTCGCATCGAATCAGGCCCTTCCAACAGGAGCAAGTATTTCACCAATGGCTGAGCAAATGATCCCAAAACATGCTGCTGTCATTAGTATCATTAAAAAAATAGATAAGGCGATGAGTTAA
- the arsC gene encoding arsenate reductase (glutaredoxin) (This arsenate reductase requires both glutathione and glutaredoxin to convert arsenate to arsenite, after which the efflux transporter formed by ArsA and ArsB can extrude the arsenite from the cell, providing resistance.): MTIKIYHNPRCSKSRETLALLEQNGVTPEIIEYLKDVPSVDDIKQLLTMLNFDSARQLIRTKETIYKDLALSTENDESKLIDAMVAHPKLIERPVVVNGDKAAVGRPPENVLAII; the protein is encoded by the coding sequence ATGACAATAAAAATTTACCACAATCCACGCTGCTCGAAATCCCGTGAAACCCTTGCATTACTTGAACAAAACGGTGTTACACCTGAAATTATTGAATACCTAAAAGATGTACCGAGTGTTGACGACATTAAGCAACTACTAACAATGTTAAATTTTGACTCAGCGCGCCAGTTAATTCGCACTAAAGAGACTATCTACAAAGACCTTGCGTTAAGTACTGAAAATGACGAGTCTAAGTTAATCGATGCAATGGTTGCACATCCTAAGTTGATTGAGCGCCCTGTTGTTGTAAACGGTGACAAAGCTGCAGTTGGTCGTCCACCAGAAAACGTGTTAGCGATTATATAA
- a CDS encoding AI-2E family transporter has product MLNIFKQWYTRKFSDPNAITLLMLTIGLAAALYFFGTYIIPVMVALIIAYLLDWPVSKLMQFGTSRVVSSSIVMLLFSGLVVSIVVGIMPVLWQQLSNFVQDVPSMLEKGRVYLLALPKDYPELVNPDQVKVIMSNVEGHIVTIGQTVLSTSLNSLKDLVAWLVYLILVPLLVFFMLKDKQVLVAGFEQFIPNERKLISQVWQEMNQQIMNYIRGKIFEILIVGSTTFITFTILDLRYAALLGTLVGFSVLIPFVGAALVTIPVALVALFQFGVGSEFWYVIIAYGVIQALDGNLLVPILFSEAVDLHPVYIIVAVLFFGGLWGFWGVFFAIPLASLVRALLNAWSLSSHEKAASA; this is encoded by the coding sequence GTGCTCAATATTTTCAAACAGTGGTATACCCGAAAGTTCTCCGACCCGAATGCTATTACCTTATTAATGCTTACTATTGGGCTAGCAGCGGCGCTTTATTTTTTTGGCACGTATATTATTCCAGTGATGGTGGCATTAATCATTGCATATTTACTTGATTGGCCGGTATCCAAATTAATGCAGTTTGGCACCAGTCGTGTGGTTTCAAGCTCTATCGTGATGCTTCTTTTTAGTGGTTTGGTCGTGTCAATTGTTGTCGGGATCATGCCTGTTTTATGGCAGCAATTATCTAACTTTGTGCAAGATGTGCCTTCGATGCTTGAAAAGGGCAGAGTTTACTTATTAGCGCTGCCAAAGGATTATCCTGAGCTTGTTAACCCTGACCAAGTAAAAGTGATTATGTCTAATGTAGAAGGGCACATTGTCACGATTGGCCAAACAGTGCTTTCTACCTCACTCAATTCATTAAAAGACCTAGTAGCCTGGCTTGTGTATTTAATATTAGTGCCGTTGTTAGTGTTTTTTATGCTGAAAGACAAGCAAGTGTTAGTTGCTGGCTTTGAACAATTTATTCCAAATGAAAGAAAGCTAATTAGCCAAGTGTGGCAAGAAATGAATCAACAAATTATGAATTATATTCGCGGTAAAATTTTTGAAATTTTAATTGTCGGTTCAACTACTTTTATCACCTTTACCATTCTTGACTTAAGGTATGCGGCTTTATTGGGCACGCTAGTTGGTTTTTCTGTCTTAATTCCATTTGTTGGTGCAGCATTAGTCACAATACCGGTTGCGTTAGTTGCTCTTTTCCAATTTGGAGTGGGCAGTGAGTTTTGGTATGTCATTATTGCTTATGGTGTGATTCAAGCATTAGATGGCAACTTGTTAGTGCCAATCTTGTTCTCAGAGGCTGTTGATTTACATCCAGTTTATATTATTGTGGCAGTGTTATTCTTTGGTGGTTTATGGGGGTTTTGGGGAGTGTTTTTTGCAATTCCATTGGCTTCATTAGTAAGAGCGCTTTTGAATGCGTGGTCGTTATCAAGTCATGAAAAAGCCGCAAGTGCATAA
- the truC gene encoding tRNA pseudouridine(65) synthase TruC, producing MFGELTILYRDEYFIAVDKPSGLLVHRSFLDKREVYFAMQMLRDQIGQHVFPLHRLDRPTSGVLLFALSSEVARIASSLFSEHKISKRYLALTRGFAPTSIEVDHPLKFKHDKIADKFADKDKPAQEAQTTFNCLHQAVINKPLGKFPTVRYSLVECFPKTGRKHQIRRHLNHINHPILNDANYGDNKQNHFFQREFEMNRLMLFAKDLTFVHPITERSVHIAASIGEQELALFEKLGWPHQEDAYQLEKTDEPT from the coding sequence ATGTTTGGTGAATTAACTATTTTATATCGTGATGAGTACTTTATTGCGGTTGATAAACCATCAGGCTTACTCGTACATCGCTCCTTTTTAGATAAACGCGAAGTCTATTTTGCCATGCAGATGTTACGCGACCAAATTGGTCAACATGTATTTCCACTTCACCGTTTAGACAGACCAACCTCTGGCGTGCTTTTATTTGCGCTCAGCAGTGAGGTGGCACGCATAGCGAGTTCGTTATTTTCTGAACATAAAATTAGCAAACGCTATTTAGCACTGACCCGTGGTTTCGCGCCAACGTCAATTGAAGTCGATCATCCACTTAAGTTTAAGCATGATAAAATTGCAGATAAGTTTGCCGATAAAGATAAACCTGCTCAGGAAGCGCAGACTACCTTTAATTGTTTGCATCAGGCAGTAATTAATAAGCCATTGGGCAAGTTTCCCACAGTGCGTTATTCGTTAGTTGAATGTTTTCCTAAGACTGGACGGAAACATCAAATTAGACGCCATTTAAATCATATTAATCACCCCATTTTAAATGATGCGAATTATGGAGATAACAAACAGAATCATTTCTTTCAGCGCGAATTTGAAATGAATCGTCTGATGTTATTTGCCAAAGATTTAACCTTTGTTCACCCAATTACAGAGAGGTCTGTTCATATAGCAGCGTCGATTGGAGAGCAAGAACTGGCGTTATTTGAGAAACTGGGGTGGCCACATCAAGAAGATGCGTATCAGTTGGAAAAAACAGACGAGCCAACTTAA
- a CDS encoding DUF3301 domain-containing protein gives MASIWLILGVTCVIYFFWIDRQAAESAREYANRHSKQLNVQFLSIACINKRVGILKNGKPGLKSSFAWEFSSNGQDSYTGVVHLENDKIIGVDVPPHKIS, from the coding sequence ATGGCGTCAATTTGGCTTATTCTCGGTGTAACATGTGTTATTTATTTCTTTTGGATTGACCGACAAGCAGCAGAAAGTGCACGAGAGTATGCCAATCGCCATAGTAAACAACTTAACGTACAGTTTTTAAGTATTGCATGCATAAACAAGCGTGTGGGTATTTTGAAAAATGGTAAACCAGGCTTAAAATCAAGCTTTGCTTGGGAGTTTTCAAGTAATGGGCAAGATAGCTATACAGGAGTCGTCCATCTTGAGAATGACAAAATTATCGGTGTTGACGTACCACCGCATAAAATCAGCTAA